In Providencia rettgeri, the following proteins share a genomic window:
- a CDS encoding fumarylacetoacetate hydrolase family protein, translating into MRLITYRSDVTAAARLGAVVNQQVVDLALLAQEQGLYLPDNMLDFIDLGPQGVRVGTELLNTYQGQFPAGTAWPVQNVKILAPIPRPRKNIFGIGLNYVEHVAESSRTLDTSKELPKQPVIFSKPPTTVIGPGDAIEHNAKITQQLDWEVELAVIIGTRAKSVAAKDALNYVFGYSLMIDMSARDCRRAGQWIYSKGQDTYAPFGPCIVTADEIPDPHTLDLSLKVNGVTKQSSNTRHMLFNVNTLIEDISQGITLEPGDIIATGTPEGVGAGRTPQEWVWPGDVIEAYVENIGELRHPVVAV; encoded by the coding sequence ATGCGCTTAATAACTTATCGTTCTGATGTGACCGCGGCAGCTCGTTTAGGAGCAGTTGTTAATCAACAAGTAGTGGATTTAGCCCTTTTGGCACAAGAGCAAGGGTTGTACTTGCCTGACAACATGTTGGATTTTATCGATTTAGGTCCACAAGGTGTGCGTGTTGGTACAGAACTCCTGAATACATATCAAGGGCAATTCCCCGCAGGGACTGCGTGGCCGGTACAAAATGTGAAAATTTTGGCGCCGATCCCTCGCCCGCGTAAAAATATTTTTGGTATTGGCTTGAACTATGTTGAACATGTGGCGGAATCCAGCCGCACATTAGACACTTCAAAAGAGCTACCAAAACAACCTGTTATTTTTTCTAAGCCGCCAACCACAGTGATTGGACCGGGAGATGCCATTGAACATAACGCTAAAATTACCCAACAATTAGACTGGGAAGTTGAGTTGGCAGTGATTATCGGTACGCGTGCGAAAAGTGTTGCGGCAAAAGATGCACTTAACTATGTGTTTGGTTACAGCTTGATGATTGATATGAGTGCGCGTGATTGTCGTCGTGCAGGGCAATGGATTTACTCAAAAGGGCAAGATACCTATGCGCCATTTGGACCTTGCATTGTGACGGCTGATGAGATCCCAGATCCTCATACTTTAGATTTAAGCTTGAAGGTGAATGGTGTAACCAAACAATCCTCAAATACACGTCATATGCTATTTAATGTGAATACATTGATTGAAGATATTAGCCAAGGGATCACATTAGAACCCGGTGACATTATTGCCACAGGTACTCCTGAAGGGGTAGGAGCGGGGAGAACACCACAAGAATGGGTATGGCCGGGAGATGTGATTGAAGCATATGTTGAGAATATTGGTGAACTGCGCCATCCAGTTGTCGCCGTTTAA
- a CDS encoding carbon-nitrogen hydrolase family protein translates to MLNLQTFKAAAVQAAPVFLDTNATVDKVCHLIEEAADNGAKLVAFPEVFISGYPYWSWVMNPIDGSPWFEKLCKSAIEIPGPEIQKIAQAAARHHINVVIGVNERNPNGVATLYNTLVTISDEGRILGRHRKLVPTWAEKLTWANGDASSLKVHQTSIGPLGALACGENTNTLARFALLAQGELVHIASYIALPVAPKDYDMAEAIRLRASAHCFEGKVFTVVSCSTVSEEIIDAMSVTHPEARELLARPNSAFSGIIGPDGRVVGQPLIDKEGIVYGEIDLNRCIQPRQMHDITGHYNRFDIFDLQVNRRPLTAARFHGNGQDSEALNAFPESSESFGENEV, encoded by the coding sequence ATGCTTAATTTGCAGACATTTAAAGCCGCTGCGGTACAAGCCGCTCCGGTGTTTCTCGATACCAATGCGACGGTAGATAAAGTTTGTCATTTAATTGAGGAAGCGGCTGATAACGGGGCGAAATTGGTCGCATTTCCAGAGGTTTTTATTTCTGGTTACCCTTATTGGAGTTGGGTGATGAACCCGATAGATGGCAGCCCATGGTTTGAAAAACTGTGCAAATCTGCCATTGAAATTCCAGGACCTGAAATACAAAAAATTGCTCAAGCTGCCGCACGCCATCACATCAATGTTGTGATTGGTGTGAATGAGCGAAATCCTAATGGCGTTGCTACGTTATATAATACGTTAGTGACAATTTCTGATGAAGGAAGGATTCTGGGGCGTCATCGTAAATTAGTCCCAACATGGGCAGAAAAATTAACGTGGGCAAATGGAGATGCCTCTTCATTAAAAGTGCACCAGACCAGTATTGGGCCACTTGGGGCGTTAGCGTGTGGGGAAAATACCAATACATTGGCCCGTTTTGCTTTATTGGCGCAAGGCGAACTAGTCCATATTGCGAGCTATATCGCCTTACCCGTTGCACCAAAAGATTACGACATGGCTGAGGCGATCCGTTTACGCGCTTCAGCCCACTGTTTCGAAGGTAAAGTTTTTACGGTTGTTTCGTGTTCGACCGTGTCAGAAGAAATTATTGATGCAATGTCTGTAACCCATCCAGAAGCCCGTGAGTTACTGGCTCGACCAAATAGTGCTTTCTCAGGGATCATCGGGCCTGATGGGCGGGTTGTAGGCCAACCTTTGATTGACAAAGAAGGCATTGTTTATGGTGAAATTGATTTGAATCGCTGTATTCAGCCACGACAAATGCATGATATTACAGGCCATTATAACCGTTTTGATATCTTCGATTTACAAGTAAACCGCCGGCCATTAACGGCAGCACGTTTTCACGGTAATGGACAAGACAGTGAAGCCTTAAACGCATTTCCAGAATCAAGTGAGTCATTTGGGGAGAATGAGGTATGA
- a CDS encoding maleate cis-trans isomerase family protein, which yields MNLARTYRIGQIVPSSNTTMETEIPAILRVREALFAERFTFHSSRMRMQKVTKEELAKMDSDSDRCAIELSDAAVDVLGYACLVAIMSMGKGYHRISEKRLFQRTVDNGHPAPVVTSAGALVDGLHAMGAKKVSILTPYMKPLTQLVIDYIESEGIEVVDSISLEIPDNLDVGRQNPLAPVEITKKLNTQVDAIVASACVQMPSLPSIQLIEDRIGLPVLSSSVATTYMMLKKLGLETRVDGFGSLLSGKF from the coding sequence ATGAATTTAGCACGTACATATCGTATTGGGCAGATTGTCCCATCATCAAATACCACGATGGAAACAGAAATTCCGGCCATATTACGAGTTAGAGAAGCGCTGTTTGCGGAGCGCTTTACCTTTCATTCAAGCCGTATGCGCATGCAAAAAGTGACCAAAGAGGAGTTGGCAAAAATGGACTCCGATAGTGACCGCTGTGCTATTGAGCTGTCAGATGCTGCGGTTGATGTACTGGGGTATGCCTGTTTAGTTGCGATTATGAGCATGGGGAAAGGTTACCATCGCATTTCGGAAAAACGTTTATTTCAACGTACGGTAGATAATGGCCATCCAGCACCTGTCGTGACGAGTGCTGGAGCATTAGTTGATGGCCTACATGCAATGGGTGCTAAAAAAGTGTCTATTCTAACGCCGTATATGAAGCCGTTGACGCAGTTAGTGATTGATTATATTGAAAGTGAAGGCATTGAAGTGGTAGATAGTATTTCATTGGAAATCCCCGATAATTTAGACGTGGGTCGGCAAAACCCATTAGCCCCAGTGGAAATTACGAAAAAACTAAACACCCAAGTAGATGCAATTGTGGCTTCTGCATGTGTACAAATGCCTTCACTACCTTCAATACAATTAATTGAAGACAGAATAGGTTTACCGGTACTGTCTTCTTCGGTGGCAACGACTTATATGATGCTAAAAAAGCTGGGTTTAGAAACGCGTGTTGATGGGTTTGGTTCCCTGTTGAGTGGAAAGTTTTAG
- a CDS encoding MarR family winged helix-turn-helix transcriptional regulator: MRNSKVFVDNYLPALLGQAWMLVSSEFHAIVEKKGLSVLEWRVLSTLAGNGSMGITELSQKTVSKQPTITRVLQRLEQQGHVVRHSNHNGSDKRITLVSVTSSGMSLVDGLLVAAQQHEEAVLAPLGLRKSKLLKQVLQELVERYSIENTNTADKSTSDKNNAKTVKRKKLGSQNLSKETTK, translated from the coding sequence ATGAGAAACTCAAAGGTTTTTGTTGATAATTACTTGCCTGCCCTGTTGGGGCAGGCTTGGATGTTAGTATCATCGGAATTTCATGCTATTGTTGAAAAAAAAGGGTTGTCAGTCTTAGAGTGGCGAGTGTTATCCACCCTAGCAGGCAATGGCTCGATGGGGATCACTGAGCTCTCACAAAAAACGGTCAGTAAACAACCGACAATTACTCGCGTACTACAACGGTTAGAGCAGCAGGGGCACGTGGTTCGCCACAGTAACCATAATGGAAGTGATAAGCGCATAACACTTGTTAGTGTGACATCAAGTGGAATGTCACTGGTCGATGGTTTACTTGTTGCAGCTCAGCAACACGAAGAAGCCGTTTTAGCCCCTTTGGGGTTGCGTAAAAGTAAGCTACTTAAGCAAGTACTACAAGAACTTGTTGAGCGGTACAGTATTGAAAACACCAATACAGCTGATAAAAGCACGTCGGATAAAAATAATGCAAAAACGGTAAAAAGGAAAAAATTAGGCAGTCAAAATTTATCCAAAGAAACAACAAAGTAG
- a CDS encoding Na+/H+ antiporter: MSVVTLVLVFLLAVIVSVFISRLLKDIIPLPLIQIALGAGLSLYGFTVEFEPHLFLFLFIPPLLFLDGWRIPKEALFQEIKPIMSLAIGLVVVTVIGMGFFIHWLIPAISLAVAFALAAILSPTDPVSVSAMTVNSPLPSRMAHILEGESLLNDATGLVCFSFAVVAALTGTFSLVSAAGQFVFVAFGGILIGLLVAWAIGWLNQLLVKRTGEEPAIQIMISLLMPFTAYLLAEHLHVSGILAAVVAGIAMHYEKIAGRMQAATRMQSKAVWDTVQTALNGMIFILLGEQLPGMWTNMPEVAESAGASHPWMLFVYVVVITVALAILRFSWVWISMTLTVFHNRRRGKEADVMHIRMMAVMATAGVRGAITLAGILTLPLLMPDGSLFPNRDLAIFLAMGVILCSLLIASIALPILTKGLVQDLPYDNDEIRARLALNEAAMAHLRDLMNHPSDDMDEIAMRTEVGAQLLEIYGRRLDNSDETESDVYDLHKMIDMEREMSKSALKAKRDALYQMRKSKNINERVYHRLRDELDLKEETLNHHKNGKH; the protein is encoded by the coding sequence ATGTCAGTAGTGACACTTGTACTCGTTTTTTTATTAGCCGTTATTGTGAGCGTTTTTATATCACGATTGCTCAAAGATATTATTCCATTACCCTTGATACAGATAGCATTGGGGGCAGGATTATCTTTATACGGTTTTACGGTTGAGTTTGAACCTCACCTATTTTTGTTTTTATTTATTCCTCCTTTATTGTTTCTTGATGGCTGGCGTATTCCTAAAGAAGCCTTATTTCAAGAAATTAAGCCGATCATGTCGTTAGCTATCGGTCTCGTGGTGGTCACGGTTATTGGTATGGGCTTCTTTATACATTGGCTCATTCCAGCCATTTCTTTGGCCGTCGCTTTTGCGCTGGCGGCTATTTTGTCGCCTACAGATCCTGTTTCCGTATCTGCCATGACCGTCAATTCCCCATTGCCATCGCGGATGGCGCATATTCTAGAGGGGGAATCATTGCTGAATGATGCAACGGGTTTGGTGTGTTTCAGTTTTGCGGTGGTCGCTGCGTTAACAGGCACATTTTCCCTTGTCTCAGCGGCTGGGCAATTTGTATTTGTGGCATTTGGCGGAATTTTAATTGGTCTGCTGGTCGCTTGGGCAATTGGTTGGTTAAATCAATTATTGGTTAAGCGTACAGGGGAAGAACCTGCTATTCAGATTATGATCAGCTTATTGATGCCATTTACGGCTTATTTGTTAGCTGAACATCTACATGTCTCCGGTATTTTAGCGGCGGTGGTTGCTGGTATTGCCATGCACTATGAAAAAATTGCAGGGCGCATGCAAGCCGCTACACGTATGCAAAGTAAAGCGGTGTGGGATACGGTACAAACTGCGTTGAACGGGATGATTTTTATCCTGTTAGGCGAGCAGTTACCGGGTATGTGGACAAATATGCCTGAAGTTGCCGAATCCGCAGGTGCTAGCCACCCTTGGATGTTATTTGTTTATGTGGTGGTGATTACGGTCGCATTGGCTATTTTGCGCTTTAGTTGGGTGTGGATCTCAATGACGCTAACGGTATTCCATAATCGCCGTCGTGGTAAAGAAGCGGATGTCATGCATATTCGTATGATGGCGGTAATGGCGACAGCGGGTGTGCGCGGAGCGATTACATTAGCGGGTATTCTCACGTTACCTTTATTGATGCCTGATGGCTCATTATTTCCGAATCGAGATTTAGCCATTTTCTTGGCGATGGGCGTGATTTTGTGTTCATTGCTGATTGCCAGTATTGCACTGCCTATTTTAACGAAAGGGCTGGTACAAGACTTACCTTATGATAATGACGAAATCCGAGCGCGATTGGCTTTAAATGAAGCGGCGATGGCGCATTTACGTGACCTGATGAACCACCCATCGGATGATATGGATGAAATTGCCATGCGTACTGAGGTTGGGGCTCAATTGTTAGAAATTTATGGTAGACGACTCGATAATTCAGATGAAACTGAATCAGATGTCTATGATTTACACAAAATGATTGATATGGAACGTGAGATGTCCAAATCAGCGTTAAAAGCGAAACGGGACGCGTTATATCAAATGCGTAAAAGCAAAAATATCAATGAAAGGGTATATCACCGTTTACGTGATGAACTTGATTTAAAAGAAGAAACGCTTAATCACCATAAAAATGGCAAACATTAG
- a CDS encoding AAA family ATPase: MNLTEASPLLKNPPRLHFLCGKIASGKSTLAKQLANSLRTILLCEDEWLAALYPNEITELAHYVEKSTLVKQVLEGHIKQLIQAGNNIVMDFPANTPMQRQWLASLAQSSDVPYVFHVLQVSNDECKARLSARNLARENPFQTSETQFDLITAHFSYPKSSEQLICKFYP; this comes from the coding sequence ATGAATTTAACAGAAGCCTCACCATTATTAAAAAACCCGCCTCGTTTGCATTTTCTTTGTGGCAAAATTGCTTCAGGGAAATCGACATTAGCAAAACAACTGGCTAACTCCCTCCGTACTATTTTGCTCTGTGAAGATGAGTGGCTTGCTGCCCTTTACCCTAATGAAATTACTGAACTGGCTCACTATGTTGAAAAAAGTACTTTAGTGAAGCAAGTATTAGAAGGCCATATTAAGCAATTAATACAGGCTGGGAATAACATTGTGATGGATTTTCCTGCGAATACACCAATGCAGCGGCAATGGTTAGCGTCACTAGCACAGTCATCTGATGTCCCTTATGTATTTCATGTATTGCAGGTAAGTAATGACGAATGTAAAGCAAGACTTTCAGCGCGTAATTTAGCAAGGGAAAACCCCTTTCAAACCTCTGAAACGCAGTTTGATTTAATTACGGCACATTTTTCTTATCCAAAAAGTAGCGAGCAGTTAATCTGCAAATTTTACCCATAA
- a CDS encoding flavin reductase family protein: MITKFYSYRPQQGHGLPHDPIPSLIGPRPIGWISTQDSKGRTNLAPYSFFNIFNYSPPILAFSSVGKKDSVTNAIETGEFVYNLATLALGEHVNMSSATLAHGESEFALTGLSTLPSTLVSPPRVAQTPVSMECVVTQYQQLKRADGQLLDTWMVMGEVVMVHIDESALNDGLYDCAGQKPLLRAGGPADYYWIEQQQNLKMYRPK, translated from the coding sequence ATGATAACGAAATTTTACAGTTACCGGCCACAACAAGGTCACGGGCTACCCCATGATCCTATCCCATCACTTATTGGCCCTAGGCCGATTGGTTGGATATCAACCCAAGATAGCAAAGGCAGAACCAATCTAGCTCCCTATAGTTTTTTCAATATCTTCAATTACTCACCACCTATATTGGCCTTTTCTAGCGTTGGAAAAAAAGATTCAGTAACTAATGCCATTGAAACAGGGGAATTTGTGTATAACCTCGCAACCCTTGCACTTGGCGAGCACGTAAATATGAGTAGTGCCACACTGGCACATGGTGAAAGCGAATTTGCATTAACAGGGCTGTCGACTCTACCTTCTACATTAGTTTCTCCCCCTCGCGTTGCTCAAACCCCCGTTTCAATGGAATGTGTTGTCACACAATACCAACAACTGAAACGTGCTGATGGCCAGTTATTGGATACTTGGATGGTGATGGGAGAAGTTGTTATGGTGCATATTGATGAGTCCGCATTGAATGATGGGTTATATGATTGTGCTGGCCAGAAGCCATTATTACGTGCTGGAGGACCCGCCGATTATTATTGGATAGAACAGCAGCAAAATTTAAAAATGTATCGCCCTAAATGA
- a CDS encoding helix-turn-helix domain-containing protein, whose product MIKTNALLRRDVGLFLRQARIDKSLTGYQLAKILKISQQQVSRYERGETGINIEILNVFLNVLEKNWLEFFFKVLVNHSSEIADIRTQDEIFYLIERSFFYYYGKMKIR is encoded by the coding sequence ATGATAAAAACAAATGCATTATTACGTCGAGATGTTGGGTTATTTTTAAGGCAAGCTAGAATTGATAAGTCACTAACAGGATACCAATTAGCGAAAATATTAAAAATAAGTCAACAGCAAGTTTCTCGTTATGAAAGAGGAGAAACAGGTATTAATATTGAAATATTAAATGTCTTTTTGAATGTATTAGAAAAAAATTGGTTAGAGTTTTTTTTCAAAGTATTAGTTAACCATTCAAGTGAAATTGCAGATATAAGAACGCAAGATGAAATTTTTTATCTCATCGAAAGATCATTTTTCTACTATTATGGAAAAATGAAAATTAGATGA
- a CDS encoding fimbrial protein produces the protein MTTFLSTNSAADNTGTVDFEGVVVSTPCNIAQSSLKQLIDFGQLSRRALENGRVAEVKFNIEFTGCDFADFDTDAAGKPIAVKSMELVFTGQSYADATNTLLSTSAGNTNNVGIGIDGFEFGKAKDVFSRIINKKGDNVLSFKALAKAVDTTKSVSEGKFSAVTNFRITYQ, from the coding sequence ATGACAACTTTTTTATCAACAAATTCTGCGGCAGACAATACAGGCACAGTTGATTTCGAAGGTGTCGTTGTGAGTACACCTTGTAATATAGCGCAATCTTCCCTCAAGCAACTTATTGATTTTGGACAGTTATCTCGTAGAGCGTTGGAAAATGGTCGTGTAGCTGAAGTGAAATTTAATATTGAATTTACGGGATGTGATTTCGCTGATTTTGATACCGATGCAGCAGGAAAACCCATTGCTGTTAAATCAATGGAGTTAGTGTTTACAGGCCAAAGCTATGCGGATGCAACGAATACTTTGCTTTCTACTTCTGCAGGCAATACCAACAATGTGGGAATTGGTATTGATGGATTTGAATTTGGAAAAGCGAAAGATGTGTTCTCACGCATTATTAATAAGAAGGGAGATAACGTGCTGTCTTTCAAAGCGTTAGCAAAGGCTGTTGATACGACGAAAAGTGTATCGGAAGGTAAGTTCAGTGCGGTAACAAACTTTCGTATTACTTATCAATAA
- a CDS encoding fimbrial protein has product MRASRGGVVVSYQRAMDITVLLAMLIFSIHSYADSKSIKSYNVSAITLLKGSVIDAPCSISLQNRYQTIDFSSLALASVSNNVQREMHDQPFIIELQDCGSVYSTIDLKTWKIRFVGQSAQYIDAFILQGASEGVGISVLDNSKRRLQPNKDYLLSDNVLHQDKSGYSLFLRYFLRLELTGQPIQAGRYYGLIRFFIDYQ; this is encoded by the coding sequence ATGAGAGCCAGTAGAGGGGGTGTCGTGGTCAGTTATCAAAGGGCTATGGATATAACAGTACTGTTGGCCATGCTTATTTTTAGTATTCATTCATATGCAGACAGCAAAAGTATTAAATCCTACAACGTCAGTGCAATAACGTTACTTAAAGGTAGCGTCATTGATGCGCCGTGTTCAATATCATTGCAAAACCGCTATCAAACTATTGATTTTTCTTCTTTGGCTCTCGCTTCTGTGTCGAATAACGTGCAACGAGAAATGCATGATCAACCTTTTATTATTGAGCTACAAGACTGTGGTAGTGTTTATTCAACCATTGATCTAAAAACATGGAAGATACGCTTTGTTGGCCAAAGTGCGCAATACATTGATGCTTTTATATTGCAAGGTGCTTCTGAAGGGGTGGGTATTTCGGTATTAGATAATTCAAAAAGACGATTACAGCCTAATAAGGATTATTTATTATCTGACAATGTATTGCATCAAGATAAATCTGGCTACAGCCTTTTCCTTCGTTATTTCCTACGTCTGGAATTAACTGGACAACCTATCCAAGCAGGTCGTTATTACGGACTGATCCGCTTTTTCATCGATTACCAATAA
- a CDS encoding fimbria/pilus outer membrane usher protein — translation MVFKINAKLKQAWRIVFLLSSLMGCKVFASEFNTDVLDADDIQNIDMSQFSVAGYTLPGNYVFTLFVNGQRLGAPRDISVYENKPIAGESTQVTQTICIPPDVLELIGLKRSSMEKVTLSHNGKCLDFSALAGVQTTIELSTLSLKMTVPQIWMEYRDPYWVPANLWEEGIGGVFIDYNANISATKETDSHRQIYLSSNGVTGVNWGAWRLRGDYSTSYQKQRGDYPQEKHNFDFTRLYAFTSLKESASIFTLGENYFYSDIFESWQYTGFSLESDDRMLPPKLVGYAPEIIGVANTNAIVIVRSQERIISETAVPPGPFRIQTLDSGIRGVLDVTVREENGEESKFSISTASLPYLTRPGRVIYKAAMGKTRYDNRHLTGEPVVSGELSYGVSNAWSLYGGTQLNGYYQSAALGIGRDLFSIGAVSFDITQSFADFSDKRRQGRSYRVNYAKSFDDLRTDITFAGYRFADKEYRTLTQFMDEDRVGYSVQAAKENYQLYLNKYFDDFNISLNYQYSTYWQHDSQTQYGLYVNAPLNFPLLSQNAANLSLSASRTERDNGNEDDAINLYLTVPLFRGHSVTFSELYSRSAGNNQFNHQVGYSGYGEQDNFNINVGYNHGQNIDNQVSLSGFYSRDISQASTSLNASYVPDQYHSIGGSINGGLTLTSKGAALHRSAHGDTRLMIETPGVSGVPLENGVTKTNAFGLAVIPNVNSYRKSTASINTSQLPDDIESLDPSTDITLTKGAIGYRSLSVMKGEKLFAVFVQSDGKHPPFGASVRNKNNQELGLVGEGGVTWLVGVSPQEKLALYWNNQPQCELSLPEKLNGLTDLLLLPCSSVKALRSVNSSSSK, via the coding sequence ATGGTGTTCAAAATTAACGCGAAATTGAAGCAGGCTTGGCGTATTGTTTTTCTGTTATCGAGTCTTATGGGATGCAAAGTATTTGCCTCTGAATTTAATACAGATGTTTTAGATGCGGATGATATTCAGAATATTGATATGAGCCAGTTTTCAGTAGCTGGGTATACGCTACCAGGAAATTATGTCTTTACTCTCTTTGTTAATGGGCAACGTTTAGGGGCACCCCGTGATATCTCCGTTTATGAAAATAAGCCAATCGCAGGTGAATCAACTCAAGTCACACAAACCATCTGTATTCCACCAGATGTCCTTGAATTAATAGGTTTAAAGCGTTCGTCGATGGAAAAAGTGACACTTTCCCATAATGGAAAATGTCTTGATTTTTCTGCGTTAGCAGGGGTTCAAACAACCATCGAGCTCAGTACATTGTCGCTGAAAATGACGGTTCCACAAATATGGATGGAATATCGCGACCCTTACTGGGTACCCGCTAATTTATGGGAGGAAGGAATAGGTGGTGTATTTATTGATTACAATGCGAACATTTCTGCAACCAAAGAAACGGATAGTCATCGGCAAATCTATTTATCAAGTAATGGGGTCACTGGGGTAAATTGGGGGGCTTGGCGCCTACGGGGTGATTACAGTACATCTTATCAGAAGCAGCGGGGCGATTACCCTCAAGAGAAACATAACTTTGATTTTACTCGCCTTTATGCGTTTACCTCCTTGAAAGAGAGTGCCTCAATCTTTACGTTGGGGGAAAATTATTTTTATTCGGATATTTTTGAATCTTGGCAATATACCGGTTTTTCTTTAGAAAGCGATGACCGCATGCTGCCGCCTAAATTAGTTGGGTATGCACCGGAAATTATTGGTGTTGCAAATACGAATGCAATTGTGATTGTTCGCAGCCAAGAACGCATTATTTCTGAAACGGCAGTTCCTCCCGGCCCATTTCGTATTCAAACTCTTGATAGCGGCATTCGTGGTGTCTTAGATGTGACCGTCCGCGAAGAAAATGGGGAAGAGAGTAAGTTTAGTATCAGTACGGCCTCGTTGCCTTATTTAACACGTCCCGGACGCGTTATCTATAAGGCTGCTATGGGAAAGACGCGTTATGACAATCGGCATTTAACAGGGGAGCCTGTTGTAAGTGGTGAATTATCATATGGTGTTTCAAATGCATGGTCATTATATGGAGGCACCCAGCTTAATGGTTATTACCAAAGTGCAGCGCTAGGAATAGGGCGAGATCTTTTTTCAATCGGTGCGGTTTCTTTTGATATCACACAATCTTTTGCCGATTTTTCAGATAAAAGACGCCAAGGACGTTCTTATCGCGTTAATTATGCAAAATCTTTCGATGATTTACGTACTGACATTACCTTTGCAGGTTACCGATTTGCTGACAAAGAATACCGAACATTGACGCAGTTTATGGATGAAGACAGAGTTGGTTATAGTGTTCAGGCGGCAAAAGAAAATTATCAATTATATTTAAATAAATATTTCGATGATTTCAATATTTCTCTTAATTATCAATATAGTACATATTGGCAACATGACTCACAAACACAATACGGTTTATACGTTAATGCGCCTTTAAACTTCCCTCTTTTGTCCCAAAATGCGGCAAATTTATCATTATCAGCGAGCCGTACAGAGCGAGACAATGGTAATGAAGATGATGCCATTAATCTGTATCTCACTGTACCGTTATTTCGTGGACATAGTGTCACATTCTCTGAACTCTACTCACGCTCAGCAGGGAATAACCAATTTAATCATCAGGTTGGATATAGCGGTTATGGGGAGCAGGATAATTTTAATATCAACGTTGGTTATAACCATGGGCAAAATATAGATAACCAAGTCAGTTTGAGTGGTTTCTATTCACGAGATATCTCTCAAGCAAGTACATCTCTAAATGCGAGCTATGTACCTGATCAGTACCACAGTATTGGTGGATCAATAAATGGTGGGCTCACATTAACCTCTAAAGGGGCGGCCTTACACCGCTCCGCGCACGGTGATACACGACTTATGATTGAAACACCGGGGGTGAGCGGGGTTCCTCTCGAAAATGGTGTAACTAAAACCAATGCATTTGGATTGGCCGTTATTCCCAATGTGAATAGTTATCGAAAATCTACCGCTTCAATCAATACCAGCCAGTTACCCGATGATATAGAAAGCCTCGATCCCTCAACGGATATTACGTTAACCAAAGGTGCCATCGGTTATCGCAGTTTATCGGTGATGAAAGGCGAAAAGTTATTCGCTGTCTTTGTTCAGTCGGATGGGAAGCACCCGCCTTTTGGCGCCAGTGTACGTAATAAAAATAATCAAGAATTGGGGCTTGTGGGTGAAGGTGGTGTGACGTGGTTAGTGGGGGTTTCACCTCAAGAAAAGTTGGCGTTGTATTGGAATAACCAGCCACAGTGTGAGTTATCTCTACCTGAAAAATTAAATGGGCTTACGGATTTGTTATTGCTGCCATGCTCTTCAGTCAAAGCGCTCCGTTCAGTTAATTCATCATCAAGTAAATGA